A section of the Metabacillus endolithicus genome encodes:
- a CDS encoding BH0509 family protein, translated as MNRQERKNMIEFIERMKEIDKDSLLYMTDADIEHIYSTVYNNCLEHAE; from the coding sequence ATGAACAGACAGGAACGTAAAAACATGATTGAATTTATTGAAAGAATGAAGGAAATTGACAAAGACTCTTTACTTTATATGACAGATGCTGATATTGAACATATCTACAGCACCGTTTATAACAACTGTTTGGAACATGCTGAGTAA
- a CDS encoding YihY/virulence factor BrkB family protein has product MFKEGSFLKELVKRFTSDEVPGLSAQLSYFFLLSLFPFLIFLITLLGYLPIAQEDVLNTIKQFAPGESMQLINDTLNQILNDKNGKLLSFGIIATLWSASNGINAIVRAFNKAYDVEESRSFFVSRGMAILLTIAMVFVIIVALLLPVFGKEIGLFIFSHFGVSAQFLTIWNTMRWLVSGVILFIVFTALYFVAPNKRLHLKDGIPGAIAATIGWIAVSLAFSYYVGNFANYSATYGSIGGIIVLMVWLYLSGMIIILGGEFNALLYKRKHALK; this is encoded by the coding sequence ATGTTTAAAGAAGGTTCGTTCCTAAAAGAATTAGTCAAAAGATTTACAAGTGATGAGGTACCAGGCCTTTCAGCTCAGCTTTCTTATTTCTTTTTATTGTCGTTATTTCCTTTTCTTATTTTTTTAATCACCTTGCTTGGGTATTTACCGATTGCTCAAGAGGATGTATTAAACACAATAAAACAGTTTGCTCCTGGAGAATCCATGCAATTAATAAATGATACGCTAAATCAAATTTTAAATGATAAAAATGGTAAGCTTTTATCATTTGGTATTATTGCAACCCTCTGGTCAGCATCCAATGGAATTAATGCTATTGTTCGAGCTTTTAATAAGGCGTATGATGTCGAGGAAAGCCGCTCGTTCTTTGTTTCAAGAGGGATGGCAATTCTACTTACAATTGCAATGGTTTTTGTCATTATAGTAGCTCTTTTATTACCCGTGTTTGGAAAAGAAATTGGCCTTTTTATTTTTTCTCATTTTGGTGTTTCAGCACAGTTTTTAACGATTTGGAATACGATGCGCTGGTTAGTAAGTGGAGTAATACTTTTCATTGTGTTTACAGCATTATATTTTGTTGCACCTAATAAGCGTTTGCATCTTAAGGACGGAATACCAGGTGCGATTGCCGCAACAATCGGCTGGATTGCTGTATCACTTGCGTTTTCTTATTATGTTGGTAATTTTGCAAACTATAGTGCCACATATGGAAGTATTGGAGGGATTATTGTTTTAATGGTGTGGCTTTATTTATCAGGAATGATCATTATTCTTGGTGGGGAATTTAATGCACTGTTATATAAACGGAAGCATGCCTTAAAGTGA